One Ostrea edulis chromosome 2, xbOstEdul1.1, whole genome shotgun sequence genomic region harbors:
- the LOC130052318 gene encoding microsomal glutathione S-transferase 1-like: MPVGVFHSFNNPLFGKFAFYTGIVIGKTLLMSALTSRSRLTNKIFINPEDAAKFGGKGTTVINADQRVERIRRCHQNDIENVLPFVLIGLLYLVTDPDPWLATQLFRTFALSRCLHTVCYLVPLPQPSRAMMCSIGWCVTAFMTVAVIRAGGI, translated from the exons ATGCCGGTGGGTGTTTTTCACAGTTTTAACAATCCATTATTTGGAAAATTTGCCTTCTATACCGGTATCGTCATCGGAAAAACTTTATTGATGAGTGCACTCACATCCCGGTCAAGACTGACCAACAAG ATATTTATTAATCCCGAGGATGCTGCAAAGTTTGGTGGTAAAGGTACTACAGTAATTAACGCAGACCAGAGAGTTGAGAGAATTCGCAG atGCCATCAGAATGACATCGAGAACGTTCTGCCCTTCGTGTTGATAGGTTTGTTGTATCTTGTCACTGACCCCGATCCATGGTTGGCCACTCAGCTGTTCCGGACCTTTGCCCTGTCCCGCTGCCTTCACACAGTGTGCTATTTGGTGCCACTTCCTCAGCCCTCACGTGCTATGATGTGTTCGATAGGCTGGTGTGTGACTGCTTTCATGACTGTTGCTGTCATCCGTGCTGGAGGAATTTAG